Proteins from a single region of Leptotrichia trevisanii DSM 22070:
- a CDS encoding MFS transporter, translating to MNLIDKNTKVYYISTFLLFLASTMPHSILTVLFLKKGLLMSQIVLMQSFFNLSMIIFEIPSGVMSDLYSRKKVYILSLLTLIITFFLIIFSKSLFWLSVAYTIYGLANALETGTIDVVLINSLKNNETGLQKFLKYQKQISTFSSILGSGIGFLLYFKIGVNIYFISITLILLNILLTALFFSDENKKANENINFQIFKKHIAECISELKEKRVMKYYFIFFGIIQIFIQSHFQLWQKLFLDKGIGEKNFFVMYVLFQIIVIIAYNTNILLINTKKLYLLLILIFLMAITVIILKNNLIFTGIYLILCTIFFIINYYFEFHFNKILSKEKISAITSMKSFFSRIFSFGTLFVSSLLLRKISVVNLFVINVTVVIFVVMYLIFRINKSVRQP from the coding sequence ATGAATCTTATAGATAAAAATACCAAAGTTTACTATATAAGCACTTTTTTACTATTTTTAGCTTCCACAATGCCACATTCCATTTTGACTGTACTTTTTCTGAAAAAAGGCTTGTTAATGTCGCAGATTGTGCTAATGCAGTCTTTTTTTAACCTTTCAATGATTATTTTTGAGATTCCAAGTGGAGTAATGTCGGATTTATATTCACGAAAAAAAGTCTATATTTTATCATTGCTTACATTGATTATAACTTTTTTCCTAATTATATTTTCTAAAAGCCTGTTTTGGTTATCAGTCGCATATACAATATATGGATTGGCAAATGCACTAGAAACTGGAACAATTGATGTAGTTTTAATAAATAGTTTGAAAAATAATGAAACTGGATTGCAAAAATTTTTAAAATATCAAAAGCAAATTTCGACTTTTTCTTCTATTTTAGGTTCAGGAATAGGATTTTTACTTTATTTTAAGATAGGTGTAAATATTTATTTTATTTCTATTACTTTGATACTTCTCAATATATTGCTAACAGCCTTATTTTTTTCCGATGAGAATAAAAAAGCAAATGAAAATATAAACTTTCAAATTTTTAAAAAGCACATAGCCGAGTGCATTTCTGAATTGAAAGAAAAAAGAGTAATGAAATATTATTTTATATTTTTTGGAATTATACAAATTTTTATTCAAAGCCATTTTCAGTTATGGCAAAAACTTTTTTTAGATAAAGGAATTGGAGAAAAGAATTTTTTTGTAATGTATGTGCTGTTTCAAATAATTGTAATTATTGCATACAATACAAATATTCTGCTTATAAATACGAAGAAATTGTATTTATTGTTAATTTTAATATTTTTAATGGCAATAACTGTAATAATATTAAAAAATAATCTAATATTTACAGGGATATACCTAATATTATGTACAATTTTTTTTATAATTAACTATTATTTTGAATTTCACTTTAATAAAATCTTGTCAAAAGAAAAAATAAGTGCAATAACTTCAATGAAATCATTTTTTTCAAGGATTTTTTCATTCGGAACGTTATTTGTTTCTAGTTTATTATTAAGAAAAATTAGTGTTGTTAATTTATTTGTGATAAATGTTACAGTTGTTATTTTTGTGGTTATGTATTTAATTTTTAGAATTAATAAATCTGTTCGACAACCTTGA
- a CDS encoding TraX family protein → MSLFVLKIIGLITMFLDHYQVIIGGSEILRVIGRIAFPIFAFTLGEGYVHTRDLKKYLLRIFGFAVGIQALFVLFGYGYAINIFFTLSLGLVAIYILNLRKNWIKEPFMKIIKIILIAAILYLAQKFQLDYGAYGILLIMIFNIFRNDKLKILMNFLILNVFNIIFPNVFQIVDVQIFSLISLIFIFMYNGKKGRSMKYFFYLFYPVHFFILGIIKFFLEKK, encoded by the coding sequence TTGAGTTTATTTGTTTTAAAAATAATTGGATTAATAACAATGTTTTTGGATCATTATCAAGTTATAATTGGTGGAAGTGAGATATTGAGGGTTATTGGAAGGATTGCCTTTCCGATATTTGCATTTACGCTTGGTGAGGGGTATGTACATACACGGGATTTGAAAAAATACTTGCTTCGGATATTTGGATTTGCAGTGGGTATTCAAGCACTTTTTGTGTTATTTGGATATGGTTATGCTATCAATATATTTTTCACATTATCCCTTGGACTTGTTGCAATTTATATTTTAAATTTGAGAAAAAATTGGATAAAAGAGCCTTTTATGAAGATTATAAAAATCATTTTGATTGCTGCTATATTATATTTGGCTCAAAAATTTCAATTGGATTATGGGGCTTATGGGATTTTATTAATAATGATTTTTAATATTTTTAGAAATGATAAACTTAAAATATTAATGAATTTTCTTATATTAAATGTTTTTAATATAATTTTTCCAAATGTTTTTCAAATTGTTGATGTGCAAATTTTTTCACTAATTTCATTGATTTTTATTTTTATGTATAATGGGAAAAAGGGAAGAAGTATGAAATACTTTTTTTATTTATTTTATCCAGTACATTTTTTTATTTTAGGAATAATAAAGTTTTTTTTAGAAAAGAAATAA
- the ahpC gene encoding alkyl hydroperoxide reductase subunit C, producing the protein MSLIGKKIENFTAQAYQNEEFREVNFEKDMLGKWNIFVFYPADFTFVCPTELEDLEDHREELEKLGFNVYSVSTDTHFTHKAWHDHSEAIGKVKYTMIGDPTKAISREFEVLNEESGLAYRGTFVVNPDGKIVAYEVNDEGIGRDASELVRRAKAAKFVADNPGLVCPAKWKEGEATLKPGLDLVGKI; encoded by the coding sequence ATGTCTTTAATAGGAAAAAAAATTGAAAACTTTACAGCTCAGGCTTATCAAAACGAAGAATTCAGAGAAGTGAACTTTGAAAAGGATATGTTAGGGAAATGGAATATTTTCGTATTTTATCCAGCTGATTTTACATTTGTGTGCCCAACTGAATTGGAAGATCTGGAAGATCACAGGGAAGAATTGGAAAAATTAGGATTTAACGTTTATTCAGTGAGTACAGATACTCATTTTACCCACAAAGCGTGGCACGATCACTCAGAAGCAATCGGAAAAGTTAAATACACAATGATTGGAGATCCAACAAAAGCTATTTCAAGAGAATTTGAAGTATTGAATGAAGAAAGCGGGCTAGCTTACAGAGGGACTTTCGTTGTAAATCCTGATGGAAAAATTGTTGCTTATGAAGTAAATGACGAAGGAATCGGAAGAGATGCATCAGAATTAGTAAGAAGAGCAAAAGCTGCAAAATTCGTAGCTGACAACCCAGGATTAGTTTGTCCAGCAAAATGGAAAGAAGGAGAAGCTACTTTAAAACCAGGATTAGATTTAGTAGGTAAAATCTAA
- a CDS encoding YoaK family protein, whose amino-acid sequence MSKKIRKILFNGEEYPPETFRLGMMLCMVGGFMDAYTFITRGKVLANAQTGNIVYLAINLGKGELGKSFYYFMPILFFALGILFTELIKTRFEKHKIFRWQQIVIIYQIIIMFFISFVPSGNWNIVVNIIMSFIAAIQYQCFRKIRGLAGATTMCTGNLRSGMDNLVKYIKTEDKSHLESFWIYLGLDGFFLIGSLLCVILVNIFGIASLLVCCILLVFVFVIMFKETI is encoded by the coding sequence ATGAGCAAAAAAATTAGAAAAATTCTGTTTAATGGAGAGGAGTATCCGCCAGAAACATTTCGGTTGGGAATGATGCTGTGCATGGTTGGAGGATTTATGGACGCATACACATTTATTACCCGTGGAAAAGTCCTTGCTAATGCACAGACTGGGAACATTGTTTATTTAGCGATAAATTTAGGAAAAGGGGAGCTTGGGAAATCCTTCTATTATTTTATGCCAATTTTATTTTTTGCGTTGGGAATATTGTTTACTGAACTTATCAAAACAAGATTTGAAAAGCATAAAATTTTTAGATGGCAGCAAATTGTAATAATTTATCAAATCATAATAATGTTTTTTATTTCTTTTGTTCCAAGCGGAAACTGGAACATCGTTGTAAATATAATTATGTCCTTTATCGCTGCAATTCAATATCAGTGCTTTAGAAAAATTAGAGGGTTAGCAGGAGCGACAACAATGTGTACAGGAAACTTGCGAAGCGGAATGGATAATTTAGTTAAATATATCAAAACTGAGGACAAATCACATTTAGAAAGTTTCTGGATATATTTAGGATTAGACGGCTTTTTCCTTATCGGATCATTACTTTGCGTAATTTTAGTAAATATATTTGGAATAGCTTCTCTGTTAGTTTGCTGTATTTTATTAGTTTTTGTATTTGTGATAATGTTTAAGGAAACTATTTAG
- the nth gene encoding endonuclease III: MTKKERLKKVFPILEKKFGVPRAALEFETPYQLMVAVILSAQCTDARVNIVTKELFKVVKEPKDIRKMDLATLEKYIKSTGFYKNKAKNIKLNAEMMLEKYGDVIPKELEKLVELPGVGRKTANVVLGELWNIREGIVVDTHVKRLSNLIGFVKSDNPEIIERELMKLVPKKHWFVYSHYMILHGRDKCIARRPKCDICEIRDYCKYNLDNLKKSGINN, from the coding sequence ATGACAAAAAAGGAAAGATTGAAAAAAGTATTTCCGATATTAGAAAAAAAATTTGGGGTTCCAAGAGCTGCCTTGGAGTTTGAAACGCCTTATCAGCTGATGGTTGCAGTGATTTTATCGGCTCAGTGTACCGATGCACGTGTAAACATTGTTACAAAGGAGCTGTTTAAAGTTGTAAAAGAGCCGAAGGACATTAGGAAAATGGATTTGGCAACGCTGGAAAAGTACATAAAATCAACAGGTTTTTATAAAAATAAAGCCAAAAATATAAAATTAAATGCTGAAATGATGCTTGAAAAATATGGCGATGTGATTCCAAAAGAACTTGAAAAGCTGGTAGAGCTGCCAGGTGTAGGGCGAAAAACAGCAAACGTTGTTTTAGGTGAACTTTGGAACATTCGTGAAGGAATTGTTGTAGATACACACGTCAAAAGATTGTCAAATCTTATTGGTTTTGTAAAAAGTGATAACCCTGAAATTATCGAGCGGGAATTAATGAAACTGGTTCCAAAAAAGCATTGGTTTGTATATTCACATTATATGATTTTACATGGGCGGGATAAATGTATTGCCAGAAGGCCTAAATGCGATATATGTGAAATTCGGGATTATTGTAAATATAATCTGGATAATCTGAAAAAAAGCGGAATTAATAATTAA
- a CDS encoding response regulator transcription factor, which produces MYKVLIVDDNRQIVSILAEYCKKNNFIVSTVFNGEDALKEIKENEFDIVLLDVMMPKKDGFDVCREVRTFSNVPIIMITARGEDYEKIMGLEIGADDYIVKPFSPGEIIARINAILRRITPKNDESAKIFTFDNLEIDLNNFTVKINDEIISLTKKEIEILWTLATNQNKVFTRENLLDLIWGFDYFGESRTVDTHIKRLRAKLDNYEHEKWNIKTIWGVGYKFDILEK; this is translated from the coding sequence ATGTATAAAGTATTAATCGTTGATGATAATAGGCAGATTGTGTCAATACTGGCAGAATATTGCAAAAAGAATAATTTTATTGTAAGTACAGTTTTTAATGGGGAAGATGCTTTGAAGGAAATTAAGGAAAATGAGTTTGATATAGTGCTGCTGGATGTAATGATGCCAAAAAAGGATGGTTTTGATGTATGCAGGGAAGTGCGTACTTTTTCAAATGTTCCGATTATAATGATTACGGCACGGGGAGAGGACTATGAGAAAATAATGGGGCTAGAAATAGGGGCAGATGACTACATTGTGAAGCCGTTTTCACCAGGAGAGATTATAGCTAGAATAAATGCAATTTTACGTAGAATAACACCTAAAAATGATGAAAGTGCAAAAATTTTCACATTTGACAATCTTGAGATCGATTTGAATAACTTTACGGTAAAGATAAATGATGAAATAATTTCGTTGACTAAGAAAGAAATAGAGATTTTATGGACTCTTGCAACAAATCAGAACAAAGTTTTTACAAGAGAAAATTTGCTGGATTTAATTTGGGGATTTGACTATTTTGGAGAAAGTCGTACTGTTGATACACATATAAAAAGGCTTCGTGCAAAACTGGATAATTATGAGCACGAGAAGTGGAATATTAAGACAATTTGGGGAGTTGGCTACAAATTTGATATTTTGGAAAAATAA
- a CDS encoding ATP-binding cassette domain-containing protein, whose product MKNNDLINKLTIRELSNKYPFAENFFTENNLPVETFQNKTFHEFIVTFAEDKIEDFALDVEKIEESLVDYIEQMKLFLGMEEENSIDMLTIVGGQDKSGNKEGFERLDIHKSEIISIVGPTGSGKSRLLADIEWTAQKDTPTQRQILINGELPDKKWRYSSNNKLVAQLSQNMNFVMDLSVKEFLELHAQSRMIEDIDETVEKIITAANNLAGEQFDLTTAITALSGGQSRALMIADTAILSSSPIVLIDEIENAGIDRKKALELLVSSDKIVLMATHDPTLALIADKRIIIKNGGINKIITTSPEEKKILKKLDEMDDIIQKMRSDLRKGEILKNDF is encoded by the coding sequence ATGAAAAATAACGATTTGATAAATAAATTGACTATTAGGGAACTTAGCAATAAATATCCCTTTGCAGAAAACTTTTTTACAGAAAATAACTTGCCTGTGGAAACTTTTCAGAATAAGACATTTCACGAGTTCATCGTAACTTTTGCAGAAGATAAAATCGAGGACTTTGCACTGGATGTGGAAAAAATTGAAGAAAGTCTTGTTGACTACATTGAGCAGATGAAACTTTTTTTGGGAATGGAAGAGGAAAATTCGATTGATATGCTTACAATTGTCGGTGGGCAAGATAAATCTGGGAATAAAGAGGGATTTGAGCGGCTTGATATTCATAAATCAGAAATTATTTCCATTGTAGGGCCTACAGGCTCTGGAAAATCAAGACTTCTTGCCGACATCGAATGGACTGCCCAGAAAGACACGCCAACACAGCGTCAAATCCTTATAAACGGTGAACTTCCAGACAAAAAATGGCGTTATTCCTCAAACAACAAATTAGTCGCACAACTATCACAAAACATGAATTTCGTTATGGATTTATCAGTAAAGGAATTTCTAGAATTGCATGCTCAAAGCCGAATGATTGAAGACATTGATGAAACTGTAGAAAAAATCATTACTGCTGCAAACAATCTGGCTGGAGAGCAATTTGACTTAACTACTGCAATCACAGCCCTAAGTGGTGGACAATCCCGTGCTTTAATGATTGCCGACACAGCCATTTTAAGCTCATCTCCAATTGTCCTAATTGACGAAATTGAAAATGCAGGAATTGACAGGAAAAAAGCCTTGGAATTGCTTGTTTCATCAGACAAAATCGTATTAATGGCAACACACGACCCAACATTAGCACTAATAGCAGACAAACGAATTATAATAAAAAATGGTGGAATCAATAAAATTATTACGACAAGCCCTGAAGAAAAGAAAATTTTGAAAAAACTGGATGAAATGGATGATATTATTCAAAAAATGAGAAGCGATTTAAGAAAAGGGGAAATTTTAAAAAATGATTTTTAA
- a CDS encoding ABC transporter substrate-binding protein, whose protein sequence is MFSLDDTLYEIINKYPEALDFFIANGFEQLKNKQMLEVMGKNIKLRMALMSKKINQELFVEKLETFLQKDADVDVSLDESKADENSDLIIEGVLPCPIRIPLLEGIKDWVNEQNEKNDYTISYTLKSANLGLDWVVEKVKTGNPDKVSDILLSAGFELFFDKNLMGQYMENGIFETHLENMNKDFCNETIDLRDPKKRYAIMGVVPAIFLINKTSLGDRKAPETWADLLNDEFEDSVALPMADLDLFNALLANLYKDFGMDGIHKLARSYKKSLHPAQMVKARTRTPEAPAVSIIPYFFSQMIDGSGDLEAVWPKDGALLSPIFMITKKSKADKIKPFMDLFMSNEIGTIFSANGKFPSTNPNVDNHLEEHQNFKWIGWDFIYSHDIGKIIRECEEEFNNDVQKSLAQ, encoded by the coding sequence ATGTTTAGTTTAGATGATACACTTTATGAAATTATAAATAAATATCCTGAAGCTTTGGATTTTTTTATTGCAAATGGATTTGAGCAATTAAAAAATAAGCAGATGCTTGAGGTTATGGGGAAAAATATTAAGTTAAGAATGGCACTTATGTCAAAAAAAATTAATCAGGAACTGTTTGTTGAAAAGCTGGAAACATTTTTGCAAAAAGATGCAGATGTTGATGTTTCACTGGATGAAAGTAAAGCTGATGAAAATAGCGACTTGATAATTGAAGGAGTTCTGCCTTGTCCTATCAGAATACCACTTTTAGAAGGTATAAAAGACTGGGTAAACGAACAGAACGAGAAAAACGATTATACTATTTCATATACCTTGAAATCAGCAAATTTAGGGCTTGACTGGGTTGTAGAAAAAGTTAAGACAGGTAATCCTGACAAAGTTTCGGATATATTGCTTTCGGCTGGATTTGAGCTTTTTTTTGATAAGAATTTGATGGGACAATATATGGAAAATGGTATTTTTGAAACACACCTTGAAAATATGAATAAAGATTTTTGCAACGAAACTATTGACTTGCGGGATCCTAAAAAGCGTTACGCAATAATGGGAGTTGTGCCAGCAATATTTTTGATAAACAAGACTTCTTTAGGAGATAGAAAAGCACCAGAAACTTGGGCAGACTTGTTAAATGACGAATTTGAAGACTCAGTTGCATTGCCAATGGCTGATTTGGACTTGTTTAATGCCCTTCTTGCAAATCTTTACAAAGATTTCGGAATGGATGGGATACATAAATTGGCACGTTCATACAAAAAGAGCTTGCACCCTGCTCAAATGGTAAAAGCCAGAACTAGAACACCTGAAGCCCCTGCTGTCAGCATTATTCCATACTTCTTTTCACAAATGATTGATGGATCAGGAGACTTGGAAGCTGTATGGCCAAAAGATGGAGCTTTGCTAAGCCCAATATTTATGATTACAAAAAAATCTAAGGCAGATAAAATCAAGCCATTTATGGACTTATTCATGTCAAATGAGATTGGAACAATTTTTTCTGCAAATGGAAAATTCCCATCAACAAATCCAAATGTGGATAACCATTTAGAAGAACATCAGAATTTTAAATGGATTGGCTGGGATTTTATTTATAGCCATGATATTGGGAAAATTATTCGTGAATGTGAAGAAGAATTTAATAATGATGTACAAAAAAGCCTTGCACAATAA
- a CDS encoding GTP-binding protein, producing MNLIIFSGPPSSGKTSVILKTVEALKSQGMSVGVVKFDCLYTDDDKLYAKAGIPVKKGISGALCPDHFFVSNIEEVVQWGNSLGLSILITESAGLCNRCSPYIKDIKGVCVIDNLSGINTPKKIGPLLKAADIVIITKGDIVSQAEREVFASRVNSVNPKAVTMHVNGLTGQGAYELSTLLYEKELEIDSVQGMELRFPMPSALCSYCLGEKRIGEKYQMGNVRKMNLQQ from the coding sequence ATGAATTTAATAATATTTTCAGGCCCACCATCATCAGGAAAAACAAGCGTTATTCTAAAAACAGTAGAAGCCTTAAAATCACAAGGAATGTCAGTTGGAGTAGTAAAATTCGACTGCCTTTACACAGATGATGACAAATTATACGCAAAAGCAGGAATCCCAGTAAAAAAAGGGATTTCAGGAGCTTTATGCCCAGACCATTTCTTCGTATCAAATATCGAGGAAGTCGTGCAATGGGGAAACAGTCTTGGACTTTCAATATTAATTACAGAATCGGCAGGACTTTGCAACAGATGTTCGCCATATATCAAGGACATCAAGGGAGTCTGTGTAATCGACAATTTATCAGGAATTAATACACCTAAAAAGATTGGACCATTATTAAAAGCCGCTGATATTGTGATTATTACAAAAGGGGACATTGTTTCACAAGCTGAACGTGAAGTTTTTGCCTCACGTGTGAACTCTGTAAATCCAAAAGCTGTAACAATGCACGTTAACGGGCTTACTGGACAAGGAGCGTACGAATTAAGTACACTTCTTTACGAAAAAGAACTGGAAATAGACAGCGTTCAAGGAATGGAACTTAGATTTCCAATGCCATCGGCACTTTGCTCTTACTGCTTAGGAGAAAAGAGAATTGGTGAAAAATACCAGATGGGTAATGTCCGAAAAATGAATTTACAGCAATAA
- a CDS encoding class I SAM-dependent methyltransferase gives MDKNKLKEEWLKEEKMAHIHGWDFSHIYGRYSEEENLPWDFRTVINKYLKNNMKLLDMETGGGEFLLSLNHPKHNTSSIEGYQPNVELCKKVLLPLGIDFKEADGDEKLPFENEYFDIITNRHGAYNVTELKRVLKKDGIFITQQVGAENDRELVEILLPKYKDLPYAEHYLNIKQQEISEQGFEILESGETFQPIKFFDTGALVWFAKIIEWEFPNFSVESHLDNLYKVQEIIESNGAVEGRIHRFYIVGKKI, from the coding sequence ATGGATAAAAATAAATTAAAAGAAGAGTGGCTGAAAGAAGAAAAAATGGCACATATACATGGATGGGATTTTTCTCATATTTATGGACGTTATTCAGAAGAGGAAAATTTACCTTGGGATTTTAGAACAGTCATAAATAAGTATCTGAAAAATAATATGAAATTGCTGGATATGGAAACAGGTGGTGGAGAGTTTTTGCTTTCATTAAATCATCCAAAACATAACACATCATCAATTGAAGGTTATCAGCCAAATGTTGAACTGTGTAAAAAAGTATTGCTGCCATTGGGAATAGATTTTAAAGAAGCGGATGGAGATGAAAAACTCCCATTTGAAAATGAATATTTTGACATAATTACCAATCGGCATGGGGCTTATAATGTTACAGAATTAAAAAGAGTCTTGAAAAAAGATGGAATTTTTATTACACAGCAGGTAGGGGCAGAAAATGATAGGGAACTTGTTGAAATATTACTACCTAAATATAAAGATTTACCGTACGCTGAGCATTATCTCAATATTAAACAGCAGGAAATTTCTGAACAAGGATTTGAAATATTAGAAAGTGGGGAAACATTTCAACCAATAAAGTTTTTTGATACAGGAGCTCTTGTATGGTTTGCAAAAATTATTGAATGGGAATTTCCAAATTTTTCAGTCGAAAGCCATCTTGACAATTTGTATAAAGTACAGGAAATAATTGAGTCAAATGGAGCAGTGGAAGGAAGAATTCATAGATTTTATATTGTGGGTAAGAAGATTTGA
- a CDS encoding thioredoxin family protein, with product MALLDSNIVEQLKGYFDKINGNIELVSFLNDSDKSKELDSFLQEVDAISEKVNYVKKTFENDKTDLEKANITRPTSFTILKDGENTGINFSGIPGGHEFNSFILAVLGLAGLGKKLEGEQLSKVESVNKPVNIETFVSLSCTHCPDVVQALNLISSNNKNITATMVDSAVFFEEAKEKDIQAVPVVFINGEQKSVGAKTIEELITLVTNA from the coding sequence ATGGCTTTATTAGATAGCAATATCGTAGAACAGTTAAAAGGTTATTTTGACAAAATTAATGGAAATATTGAGTTAGTTTCATTTTTAAATGACAGTGATAAATCAAAAGAATTGGATAGTTTCTTGCAGGAAGTAGACGCTATTTCTGAAAAAGTAAACTATGTGAAAAAAACATTTGAAAACGATAAGACTGATTTGGAAAAAGCAAACATTACTCGTCCAACATCTTTTACAATTTTAAAAGATGGAGAAAATACTGGAATTAATTTTTCAGGCATTCCTGGAGGACATGAATTCAACAGTTTTATTCTAGCAGTTTTAGGACTTGCGGGACTTGGAAAAAAACTGGAAGGGGAACAGCTTTCAAAAGTTGAATCAGTTAATAAGCCTGTAAATATTGAAACGTTTGTTTCGTTATCTTGCACACATTGTCCAGATGTAGTTCAAGCCTTAAACCTAATTTCATCAAATAATAAAAACATCACAGCAACAATGGTAGATAGTGCAGTATTTTTTGAAGAAGCAAAAGAAAAAGATATTCAGGCAGTACCGGTTGTATTCATAAACGGAGAGCAAAAATCAGTTGGTGCAAAAACTATTGAAGAATTAATAACGCTTGTTACCAACGCATAA
- a CDS encoding D-alanyl-D-alanine carboxypeptidase family protein, with protein sequence MYKKVKRVLVLGVLALFAALVYAEGEQETGATKESGVTVREEKSKSSTLKEHGGYDEIEQATRRGYEKSSKHGKKRKHSQFEENGENIGNEADLKNHKGKDNSKNKTAKNDNKAVPKKKLVQAVEHEHEGVSHYYGEVIKFIATTDGKVLKDKMSRQKHPIASLTKVMNILVALDQVDRGNAKLDDKVCFTPEIVNMGGSWLNAKAGDCYTLKDLLRAEIIYSANNAAYLVAYHISKGNMDNFVKLMNDKARELGMNDTHYYTPAGLPTSMTNKDMDVSTAYDMYLLGRRAVRDERLRAWMKESELVLQNSEGEDVVYNNRNHLLDKFGIYGLKTGFHAQAGYNMIVSSKIGNLEIISVTLGNKSDDARTEDQKQEFTKLEERMIPVYKEGQELGNTFKVRNAEKKEIKGVLSSNVYQLDNTNYKFKIKDLQVTAEKEGIAKGDVIGKLEVLSNDDKVVGTVDIVAQNDYKQLSLFGKVLRFITFGLA encoded by the coding sequence ATGTATAAGAAAGTAAAAAGAGTTTTGGTTTTGGGAGTGTTAGCATTATTCGCAGCTTTAGTTTATGCGGAAGGGGAGCAGGAAACAGGTGCTACAAAAGAAAGTGGTGTCACTGTCAGGGAAGAAAAATCTAAAAGTTCAACTTTGAAGGAACATGGTGGATATGATGAAATTGAGCAGGCAACAAGACGGGGATACGAAAAAAGTTCTAAACACGGTAAAAAAAGAAAACATTCACAGTTTGAGGAAAATGGTGAAAATATCGGGAATGAAGCAGATTTAAAAAATCATAAGGGAAAAGACAATAGTAAAAATAAGACGGCAAAAAATGATAATAAAGCGGTGCCAAAGAAAAAACTTGTGCAGGCAGTAGAGCATGAACATGAAGGGGTTTCCCACTATTATGGCGAAGTTATAAAATTCATTGCAACTACAGATGGAAAAGTTTTGAAGGATAAAATGTCAAGACAGAAACATCCAATTGCTTCACTTACAAAAGTTATGAATATTCTTGTGGCACTTGATCAAGTTGACAGGGGAAATGCAAAACTGGATGACAAAGTATGTTTTACACCAGAAATAGTAAATATGGGCGGTAGTTGGTTAAATGCCAAGGCTGGAGATTGCTACACATTAAAGGACTTGCTGCGTGCAGAGATTATTTACTCGGCAAACAATGCGGCGTACCTAGTGGCATATCATATTTCAAAAGGGAATATGGATAACTTTGTAAAATTAATGAATGACAAGGCAAGAGAACTTGGAATGAATGATACACATTATTACACTCCTGCGGGACTTCCAACTTCGATGACTAATAAGGATATGGACGTTTCAACAGCATACGATATGTATCTGCTTGGAAGAAGAGCTGTAAGAGATGAAAGATTGAGAGCATGGATGAAAGAATCTGAACTTGTGTTGCAAAATTCAGAAGGCGAAGATGTGGTTTATAACAATAGAAACCATTTGCTTGATAAATTCGGGATTTATGGCTTAAAGACAGGATTTCATGCACAAGCTGGATATAATATGATTGTTTCAAGTAAAATTGGGAATCTGGAAATTATTTCCGTTACACTTGGAAATAAAAGTGATGACGCAAGAACTGAGGATCAGAAGCAGGAATTTACAAAACTGGAAGAACGAATGATACCAGTTTACAAGGAAGGACAGGAACTTGGAAACACATTTAAAGTCAGAAATGCAGAAAAAAAAGAAATAAAAGGTGTTTTATCAAGCAATGTATATCAATTGGATAATACAAATTATAAATTTAAGATAAAAGATTTACAAGTTACCGCTGAAAAAGAAGGGATTGCCAAAGGCGATGTGATTGGTAAGCTGGAAGTGCTGTCAAACGATGACAAAGTCGTAGGAACAGTTGATATTGTGGCCCAGAATGATTACAAGCAGTTATCATTGTTTGGAAAAGTTTTAAGATTTATAACTTTCGGACTGGCATAG